DNA from Leptolyngbya iicbica LK:
ACCTCGAACAAGACTTGCGTAAAGCCCTGGCCCGCTCGGAACTGGTGCTGCATTACCAGCCCATTGTCGCTTTTGACACGCTGCAAGTGATCGGGTTTGAAGCGCTCGTACGCTGGCAACACCCCCAGCGGGGTCTGATCTCGCCCCTGGAGTTTATTGCGATCGCCGAAGAGACTGGACTGATCAAATCCCTGGGGCAATGGGTGCTCACTACCGCTTGCCATCAATTAGCCGACTGGCAAAGACAGCATCCCCAAAAGCCGTTAAAGATGAGCGTTAACCTCTCAGTACAACAGCTACAGCCCGCCCTGATCAGCCAAATCGAAGCGGTGCTCGCCGCCACCCAGATCGCCCCATCCTCCCTCGTGTTAGAGCTCACGGAAAGTATGCTGGCGCAAAATATCGAACTAACGCAGGACTTACTGACGCAGGTCAAGCAGCTTGGCGTGCGGCTCAGCATTGATGATTTTGGCACCGGCTACTCTTCTCTGAGTTATCTCAGCCGTTTGCCCGTCGACCACCTGAAAATTGATCGCGCCTTTGTGAGCCCAAGCGCAAATAATACCCGCAATCAGGTCATTGCCGAATCAATTGTGGCACTGAGCGACTTACTCGGCCTGCACGCGATCGCCGAAGGCATTGAGACGCCTGAACAGTTGACATGGCTCCAGCAGTTAGGCTGCCAAGAAGGCCAGGGTTACTTATTCTCACCGCCGGTGTCCGCAACCGCTGCGGCTCAATTACTCTGTCAAAGCCTCTCTGTGGAGGTGTGGAACCGATCACGCTAACTAGACCGGAGCGCCTCTAATTTATTGGCAATCCAGCGCAGCACACCGATCGCGATCGCGCCTGCCATTAAAATGCCAATTGCTGGTTGAAAGAGCGGCGTCCACAGGCTGTACCAAAGGTCGAAACCCAAGTTGACGTTGAAACTGCGGCCCACCACGGCAGTCGCAAACCAGCCAAAGCTCGCCAACACAAAGAACAGGTTGGCCACCAGCAGCCAATTGAGGCCATTTAAAACCCGGTCCCACATAGTCGCTTGCTCACTCCTCAACGCATTTACAGAACAGTCGGCAACTTGATTGCGGCTTGTATCTTACCTGAGATGCCGGCACTCACAGCATCCGATCGCTCTCAGCGCCATACCAAGCGATCTCGCCTCCCATCAATACTCCTAAGGCCCTCATTTTCAGGACTTTGGCGGTCTTGGTCAGCCCCTCAACTCACGTAAGGTTATGTATCTGAGCGTAAAAAAATGTAATGAAAACTCTCATCAAAACCCCTTACTGTAACGGTTATGACGTTAAATCTTCTTTGAGAACCTGTCACCAAATTTTTGTCTGAATACACACTGGATTATTTAGCATGAGCAGTAACCTAGCAAGTCAGCTTCGAGAAGGCACCAAAAAAGCCCACACCATGGCAGAAAATGTTGGCTTTGTCCGGTGCTTTTTGCGCGGCGTGGTGGAAAAGAACTCCTATCGCAAACTCGTCGCTAACTTCTACTTTGCTTACACCGCAATGGAAGAAGAGCTGGAGCGCCACAAAAATCACCCCGTGGTGTCCAAAATCTACTTTCCTGAGCTGCATCGCAAGCAAAGTCTAGAAACCGACCTGCACTACTACTATGGTGCCAACTGGCGTGATCAGGTCAGCACCTCGCCAGCTGGGCAAAAGTATGTCGATCGCATCCGCGAAGTTTCTGACACTCAGCCGGAGTTGCTCATCGGTCATTCCTACACCCGCTATCTCGGCGACCTGTCTGGTGGTCAAATTCTCAAAGGCATTGCCCAGCGGGCCATGAATCTGTCCGAAGGTGAAGGCACCGCGTTTTACGAATTTGACGAAATTGACGACGAAAAAGCCTTCAAAGCTACCTATCGCCAATCTCTGGATGAGATTGAGGTGAGCGAAGAACTCGCCAACCAAATCGTCGAAGAAGCCAACGATGCCTTTGGCGTGAACATGGAAATGTTCCAAGAACTCGAAGGCAACCTGGTGAAAGCGATCGGTCAAATGCTGTTCAATACCTTGACCAGCCGCCGTCGCCGGGGCAGCACTGAGCTCGCCACCGCCGAATAATTTCTTTGCCTGACACTCTCCGAAAGAGCCGACTGCTGAATTCGGTGGCCGGCTTTTTTGTGTCTAGGCAACCTGCCCAACGTAGACCCAGGCAGCCAGGCTCACGGCAGTCGCGATATTCAATAGATTTCAGCAAGCCTTTTGACCCGGTCAACCACAGTGGGGCTCAACCAGTTTTTCCGTCCTTCTCATGATGCGGTCAGGCATCTTGCCTGCATCGGGACAGCCGCGACGGCTGTCCACACTTGGGTTGTTTAAACGTTTGGGATCTCGGTACCTGACTGCGGCTTGCTAGGTAGGCCACTGGCGAAAAGTGTTGACTGGCCCGTAGAGGCGACACCGTCAGGGTAAGATTAGGCGCACTCCTGTCGCGATGCGCGATCGCTGTCATCCGAGCTAGTCATCACCATGGGGAATACCTTTCCACCACCCGGGATCTGTTCTTTTGCGGCTCTGCCCGACCCTTACCGAACGGCCTTTCGCATGGGTAGCGCCCAACATCTGCCGGGGCAATTTTTGCCCGCTCATACGGACTGGTTCTTGCAAATTGTTTTTCTGCCGTTCATGCTGCTGTATGCCTCGCCGACTTTGATTTTGGGGCCATGGCTTATCACGCAGGCAGTCAATGAACCGGGCAGCTATCTACAGTTTTTGAGCAAAATTCGAGCAGTTGCCCAAACGCCACTGCAGGTCGCCCTTACTGGCTTGCTGTTCCTGGTACTCGCGGGGAGCATTGCATATAGCACTTGGCAAGCCTGGGATTTGGCCCTATCGTTTTGCCGCACGTGGAAAATCTCTCGGCTACGCAAAAATCGCGAGTATGGCTACGGACTCGTACTGCTT
Protein-coding regions in this window:
- a CDS encoding heme oxygenase (biliverdin-producing) translates to MSSNLASQLREGTKKAHTMAENVGFVRCFLRGVVEKNSYRKLVANFYFAYTAMEEELERHKNHPVVSKIYFPELHRKQSLETDLHYYYGANWRDQVSTSPAGQKYVDRIREVSDTQPELLIGHSYTRYLGDLSGGQILKGIAQRAMNLSEGEGTAFYEFDEIDDEKAFKATYRQSLDEIEVSEELANQIVEEANDAFGVNMEMFQELEGNLVKAIGQMLFNTLTSRRRRGSTELATAE